In the Aster yellows witches'-broom phytoplasma AYWB genome, ATAACAAGTGATAAACAAGCCTCAGAACTAAAAAATATTATGAGTAGATTAACTTCGCGTTTTGAAGCTGGTCTTATGGTCGATATTCAAAGTCCTGATTTTAATCATCGCCTCAATATTTTGAAAAAGAAAATATTAGAATTTGAACCACAAAATACTTTGAAAATAAAAAAAGATGTACTTGATTTGATTGCTTCTTCTTTTGTTAATAATGTTCGCGAAATGGAAGGAGCTTTATTAAGATTATTGAATTATGCCCAAACTTTTGGCTATGATATTGATATTAATATTGCCAATGAAGCCTTAGAACTTTTGATTAAAAGCAAAAAAAGTGTTTCTTATGATGAAGATGTTTTGGAAAAAATTAAATTAGTTGTTAGTAATTTTTTCAATATTTCAGTTCGTGATTTAATGAGTAAAAAAAGACAACAAAAATATACTTTTCCACGTCATATTGCTATTTATTTAATCAAAGAATTAAAAGATATTCCTTATAATATTGTTGGTAGTTTTTTCAAAAGAAACCATTCTGCAGTTTTTAAAGCTTATCAAAAAATTAAAAAAAATTCTCAAAGTGATTATGAATTAAAAAAATCATTAGAACTTATTTTGAAAAAAATTAATTCTTAATAAAATATCTATATTTTTAAAAAAGCATCTTTTAAATATTTGAAGATTTTTAACTTATTTTATTCTGTTTTTTAAAATATTAATAATAAAAAAATAAAAGTTAAATGCAAAATATTAAAATAAATATATAAAACAAATAATAACAAACAATTTAAAAAATTATTACAACAAAAAGATAAATGAGGTTTAATAAATGTATTTAGAAATTAATAAAGATATTTTTTTGGAACAACTTTTAAAAATACAAAAAATTTTACCCCAAAAAACTTTTTTTCCTATTTTTAATGCTCTCAAAATCCAAACACAAGAAAATAAATTAATTTTAGAAGCTAATAATGGTAATATTGCAATTAAAATAGAAATTAAAGATAAAAGTTTAAAAATTAAAAAACAAGGTAAAATTGCTTGTTTAGGAAGATATTTTATTGAAATAATTAAAAAAATTAATGATTCTTTAATTAAAATTACTGTAATGGAAAATAATTTTTTAGTAATTAAAACTATTTTTTGTGAATATAAATTAAAATTAATGGATGTTTGTAATTTTTTAGAACTTGATTTTTCTTTCCAAAAATTAGATTTTTTTCAAATCGAAACTCATTTTTTTAAAAATATAATTAAAGAAGTAAATATTTCTACTTCTAAAAATGAAAAAAGACCTATTTTAATGGGACTTAACTTGATTTATCAAAACAATCTTTTAAAAGCTTGTGCTACTGATTTTTTTCGAATGAGTCAAAAAAAAATTAATCTAGATATTAAATATCACAATTTTAATATTGTCATTCCTAATAAAAGTTTAGAAGAATTAAGCAAAATATTAGAACATTGCCAAAGTAAACATTTAAAAATTTATTCTGATGCTCAAAAAATCTTTTTAGAAATTGATAATTTATGGTTTCAAACTTCACTTTTAGAAGGGAATTATCCCCAAATTCAAGAAATTAAACTTACAAATTTTCCTTTTTCCATTCATTTAAATAAAGATGATTTAATGAAAGCCTTAGAAAGAGTTTCATTGTTGTTTTACAAAGAACAAATAAATACCAATGTTATTAAATTTATTTTAACTGAACGAAATTCAATTGAAATTTCGTCTTCTAGTGAAAGTTTGGGAACTGCTTTGGAAAAAATTATTCCTTTAAAAGTTAGTGCAAATAGTTTTCAAATTGCTTTTAATGCTAAATATTTAGAAGATGTTTTAAAAGTTTTATCAGTTAAAGAAGTAGTTTTTTATTTTGATAATCCCTTAAAACCATTTATTATTACTACTTTAGAAAAAGATAGTTCTATTCATTTGATTTTGCCTATTCCTTTGGAGAATGATTGATATTTTTTATATTTTATATTTTTTTTACATTGCACCTAATTAAGGTTTTAACTTTTCATTATCATTTTTTTATAAGCACAAACATTATTGCAAAATAAATTTAAAGGTAAATAACTAAAAACTTTTTTAAAAAAACATTTCTTGCTTTTCTGTTTGTATTTGTATCTAAATTATTTTTTAGAAAAATAATATTTTGATTAATTTAGAATATTTTTTTACTTTCATTTTTTGTTTTATGTTAGAATTTTTTTTATCGAAACAAATAAATCACAATTAATAAATATCAATAAATTTTTATTTCTTGATAAAAAAATAATATCTTTAACTAAAAAAACCTATAAATATTACAGTTTTGTCATCTAATTAACTAAAAAAAATATTTTTTTGTTATAATATTAATGTCTTATAAATTAGAAAATAAAATGCTTATTCCTTGTCTTTACAATTTAGAGATAAAGACCGCGTAGGCCATAAGGAGAGAAAAAATGAAAAAATACGAAATAATGTATATTTTACGCCCCAATTTAGACAACAAATACGTTAAAAAAATTAATGATACTTTGCAAAATGTTTTTTTACAAGCCCCAAACCAAATTTTGGAACAAAAAGAAATAGGATTAAAAGACCTAACTTATTTTATTGATAATCATAAAAAAGGATATTACAATTGGTTAATGGTAAAAGCAGATAATGATGCTGTTTTAGAATTTAATCGTATTGTCAAAATTACTGAAGAAATTATTAGATTCATCGTTATTAAAGATAAAGAATAAGAAATTTAATTCATATGATTAATAAAGTTATTTTGATAGGTCGTATTACCAAAGACCCAGAATTAAAAAAAACTAATAGTGGTACTTATGTTGTTAAATTTACTTTGGCAGTTAATAAAATTGTAAGTTCTTCTAGCGAAAAAAAACTAATTTTATCAATTGTACTGTTTTTGGTAAACAAGCTGAAAATTTGAAAAATATATTTCTAAAGGTGCTTTAATAGGTGTTGAAGGAAGTATTAGAGTATAAACTTGGGAAAAAGACGGTGTAACTAATTGGCAAACTAGTGTTTTTTGTAACAATGTCCAATTCTTAGAATCTAAAAAAAACTTATAACGATTATGAATAATATTCCAATTAAAAATAATTCCTAAATTAACTGATATAAAATAATAAAAACAATAACATAACCAAATCTAAAAACAAAAATAATAAATATTTTCAATTTCAAAAGGAGTTAAAAATGAAATTTAATAACAAAAAAAATACTTTTAAAAAACGTCGCAAAGTTTGTTTTTTTACTGAAAACAAAGTAACTAAAATTGATTTTAAAGACATAGAACTTTTACAAAGATTTATTACTGACCGTGGAAGAATTCTTTCTAGAAGAGTAACAAATACTTCTGCTAGATGGCAACGTCAATTGGCAATTGCTATTAAAAGAGCTCGCCATATGGCTTTAATTCCTTTTATTCAACAATAAAAACAGGGGTTGCATCCTGTTTTTTTTATTAATTACAAATATTTAAAATAAATTTTATCTAATTATTCAAATGCAAATGAGGGCAAAAAAATTATGTTTTCTAAAAATAAACATAACACCAAATTTATTGTAATTGCTTGTGTAATTGTTGTTTTGATTTTAATTCTTTTTTGTTTTGATTTCCAAAATATTCAAGAAATTATTGAAACAATTAATCAATTAACCAACAATCAAAATCCAAGCAAAAATACTGCCAGCGAAATGAGCGGTATGCGTCGTAAAATCATTTTTTTCATTTTTAACTTTTTTGGAAAAATAATTTTAGCATCCTTTATTATCAGTTTTTTGCTTCACATTAAAAAAAACGCCCAAATTAAAAGATTAAAAAACAAACTTTCTTTATGGTCTAAATTATCTTTTCACGTAAGTCAAATTGGAGAAGAAGTGCTCAACGAACTTCCTATTGGTATTGTTTTAATTGATATTTCTAGTCAAGAAATTCAGTGGCTCAATCCTTATGCCAGTTTTATTTTAAAAAATCCTGAAATTAATTCTCCCTTAACTCAAATTAATGAAAATATGGCACAACTAATAAGCACTTCTGATACAATTCCCAAAACCATCATCACTTTAAAAAACCAAAAATTTGAATGTTTTTATAAAAAAGATTTAAGTGTTTTTTATTTGTTTGATGCTACCGAAAAAGAACAAATCAAACATTTATTTTTACAAAAAACCTTAGCTATTGCTATGATTGCTTTTGATAATTTAGCAGAATCCTTAATTCGTTATGATCTTTCAGAACAATCTCAAATACAAGGTGAATATTTAAGTGCTTTATCTGATTATATTGAACCTTATGAAAGTTATTTAAAACAATTGATAGACGACCGTTTTTTGCTTCTTCTTAACCGCCAAAATTTAGATAAAATGTTAGAAAATAAATTTAGCATTTTAGATACTATCCGCAACATTTCTCACAAATATCAATTAAAAGTTACTCTTTCTATGGGAATTGCTTGTTGGAATTTGTCATATGAAAAACTCGCTACCTACAGTCAAAATGCAATTGAATTAGCCCAAAAAAGGGGTGGTGATCAAGTGGTTGTTAATATTGAAAATGAAAAAATTAAATATTTTGGTGCTAAAATTGCTTCTTTAAGCAAACAATCCAAAGTGCATGCCCGTATTAATGCCCAAAATTTGGTCGATATTTTGAAAAAAAATCCTCATTGTTTTATCATGGGACACACCCACACCGATCTTGATGCTTTGGGTTCTGTAATTGCTTTTTACAAAATTGCAGCCACTATCCATCCCGAAAACAACAATTATATTATCCTTGATGAAGAAAAATTAGACAAAAGCCTCATCCCCGTTTATCATCAATTAATTAAAACTGAGTCAAAAAAAACTCTAAATATTATTACAACCCAACAAGCATCCAAAATGATTAAAGACAATTCCTTAATTGCAGTTTTGGATACCCAAACTAAAGATATGTTAAATAGTCCCGAACTTTTATCGCTAACGCCCAATATTGTAGTTGTTGATCACCACCGCGCTACCGAAGAAATTATTCCTTCTATTTTTTCTTATGTCGAATCATCTGCTTCTTCAACTGTTGAATTGCTTGTTGAAGTTATGGGATTTTTGGAAAAAGAAGTCCACATTACTGCTTTTGAAGCAAGCATTATGTATGCAGGTATTTTAATTGATACTAACGCTTTTATTTACCGTACAAGTTCTAGAACTTTTGAAGTAGCTTCTAAATTAAAAGATTTAGGCGCTGATGCAATTGAGGTTAAAAGTTGGTTACGCAAAGACTTTGATAAAGTTTTAGAAATTAATAAACTGATTTCTGAAATGGAAATTTTTATGGATAGATTTGCTATTATTCAAAGTTCTGAAATTTATGAAAATCGTTCTTTTTTAGCTCAAGTGGCAGAAAGTGTTCTAAACATTCAAAACGTTGATGCTGCTTTTATGATAGCGAAAATAGCAGATAATAAAATAGCAATTAGTGCTCGTTCTTACAATGAAATTAATGTTCAAACTATCATGGAACAAATGGAAGGTGGAGGACATCTTAATAGCGCCGCTACTCAATTAGAAGGAACTAATATCAAAACAGTTACAGACACTTTAAAACATTTTTTAAAATTAGAATATGAAAAAGGTGAAAAGAATATGGAAATTATTTTGTTAACTGATATTTCTAACAAAGGAAAAAAACACGAAATTATTAAAGTTAATAATGGTTATGGCAATTTTTTAATCCAAAATAAAAAAGCTCTTTTAGCAGACAAAGCTAATTTAGCTGTAATTAAACAAACCCAAATTTTAGAACAAGAACAAAAACGTAATCACGAACTTTTAATGCAAAAATTAAAACAAGAAATTGATGACAAAAAAATTACTCTAGATATTCAATTAGGACCTAAAGGAAAAATTTATGGAAAAATTACTCTCAAACAAATTTCTGAAGAATTTTTAAAAGTTCATAATATCACTCTTGACCGTAAAAAAATATCTTTAGAAAGTGAAATTATCGCCATTGGTATTTATCCTGTTGATGTTTTTCTAACTGATCAAATTAAGGCTACTTTTTTCCTTAATGTGACTGAAAGAAAAAGCAAATGACAAATTATTCTAAAAATACTCCTTCAAGTCCTGAAGCAGAACGTGCTTTGTTAGGAGTTTTACTTTTAAACCCTGAAAAAATAACTTTTACCTTAGATATGATTGAAGAAACTGACTTTTACAGCCCTCATCACCAACATATTTTTAGAGCAATGAAAACTTTGCATGAAACTAACAAACAAATTGATTATTCTTCAGTAAGTGCTATTTTAGATAATGAAAAATTATTAAAAAAAATAGGAAATATTGATTATTTAAAAGAATTATCTGATTTGATGCCTTCTATTCAACATATAGGAACATACATTGATTTAATTAAGGAAACTGCTTTAAAAAGAGAAATTATCGAAACTGTAACTTCATTAGCACAAAAAGGATACGAAAACATTGATGTTCAAGAATATTTGGATTTGTCGGAAGAAAAAATCTTTAATTTAACTAAAAACAAAAAAACCAACGAATTATTAAAATTAAAAATTTTGTTAAAAGAAATTAAAGAAAAAAATATTCTTGCCAAAAGTCATAAAGATTTAGTAGGTCTTTCAACTGGATATGAAAATCTCAATAACATTACTTTAGGATTTAAACCCGAAGAATTTATTATTTTAGCTGCTCGTCCTTCTATGGGGAAAAGTACTTTTATGCTTAATTTAGCTCTCAGAATTGCTAACCCTAAACACAATTCTCATTCCCCTCATATTGCTATTTTTAGTTTAGAAATGTCAAATGAACAATTAGCTATGCGAATGTTAAGCACCCAATCAAAAATACAACACAAAAAAATTCAATTGGGCAACACCAACAGAGAAGAAAAATTTTTGTTAGAAATATCAATGGAAAAAATGCATGATTTAAATATTTATTTTGATGATTCAGCTACGGTAAATATTTTAGATATTAAAGCTAAATGTCGTAAACTTAAAAGTCAAAACAAACTTGATATTATAATGATAGACTATTTGCAACTTATCCGTAAAACTAACAAACACAACCGCCAAGAAGAAGTAGCAGAAATTTCTCAAAACTTAAAACAAATAGCACGTGAATTAAAAATCCCTGTCATTGCCCTTTCACAACTATCAAGGGATGTAGAAAAAAGAGAAGATAAACGTCCCATTTTGGCTGATCTCAGAGATTCAGGATCAATTGAACAAGACGCTGATATTGTAATGTTTTTGTACCGTGAAGGCTATTATGAAAAAGACAAAAAACCTGATTCTTCTGGGCACACTCAAGTTATTATTGCCAAAAATCGTCAAGGATCAATTGGCATTAGAGAATTTAAGCTTAATTTTGATTATATGTTTTTTTCAGAAATCGAACCTAATAAAAACGAATAAAAAAAGAATTTTGCTTGATTAAAATATTTTTTTACCCCAATTCTTTTTTTTAAAAAAGAGGTAAATATGCTTGACAGATTAAAAAAAATAAAACAAAAATATCAAGATTTACAAAAACTTTTGTTAAATGAACAAAATATAACTCAAAAAATTGACATTTTTAAAAATTTATCAAAATTAGAACCAACAGTAGAACTTTTTAACCGATACTTAAATTTAGAAACCGAATTTATTCAAGTTCAAACTATTTTAGAAACCGAACAAGACCAAGAATTATTACTTTTAGCACGACAAGAAAAAGATACTATTTTATCAAAAAAAAAAATTACCTTAGAAAAATTAAAAATTTTGCTTTTACCCCAAGATCCTTTTGATAAAAAAAATGTTGTCTTAGAAATTAAAGGTGCAGCTGGTGGCAACGAAGCGAATCTTTTTGCAGCTGATTTGTTACGAACCTATGTTAAATACGCCGAAAGCAAAAAATGGAAAGTCGAAATCCTCAATCTAAATCCAAGTATCAAAGGCGGTCTTTCTTCCGTAGAACTTTTAATTTCTGGGAAAAATATTTATTCTTTTTTAAAGTATGAATCAGGTGTTCACCGAGTCCAACGTGTTCCTACTACCGAAGCCCAAGGGCGAATTCATACTTCTACTGCTGTTGTTTTGGTATTTCCTGAAGCAGAAGAATTAGAATTAAAAATTGATTGGCATGACATTCGCACCGACACTTTTAATTCTAGCGGACCTGGCGGACAATCAGTAAACACTACTAAATCAGCTGTTAGACTTACTCATGTACCTTCAGGAATTAGTGTTGCTTGTCAAGAAGGCAAAAGCCAGCACGAAAACAAAGACAAAGCATTTACCCTTTTAAAAACACGCATTTATAACCAAATGTTAAATATTAAACAAGAAGAAGAAAAAACACACAGAAAAAAATTAGTAGGAACTGGCGAAAGAAGCGAAAAAATAAGAACATATAATTACCCCCAAAATCGTATAACAGATCACAGAATTGGACTTACTTTACAAAAATTAGATATCATTATGGAAGGTAAACTCGATTTAGTTATTGAACCTTTGATTCATGAAGCCCAAAAAGAACAACTTGCCCAAAGTTAGTTTTTACGAAATTTATTTTACAAAACCAAAACCTTTCAATTTTAAAACCTGTTTAAGAAAAAAAAGATAAATAAAGGAATCACCGTGAAACCAAAAGATATTATTATTTTTCCAACTGATACAGTTTATGGTATGGGCGCTAAATTATATGATAAAAAAGGACTCAACTACATTTATCAAATTAAAAAAAGACCCTTAAACAAAAGTATTGTTGTTTTGTGTTCATCTTTACAACAAGCAAAAAAATTGGTCCAATTTAGTCCTCAAAACCTTAAATTAGCTCTGCATTTTTGGCCAGGGCCTTTAACTTTTGTTCTGCCTACCACTTCCAAATATTTTTCTAAAACAAAGGAAAAAACTTTAGGAGTAAGAATCCCCAACCATCCTTTAACTTTGGAAATTTTAAAAAAAAATGGTCCTTTAAAAACCACTTCTGTTAACCAAAGCAATCATCCTCCACTAAATGATTACCAAACTATTTTTAATATTTATCACAATAAAGTGGCTTTGATTTATAAAAACTATCATCCAATTTTAAAAATATCTTCCACTATTGTTGATCTAACCACTTTTCAACCAGTTATTTTAAGGCAAGGAACAATTACTCAAGAAGAAATTTCATCACAAATCCTAAAATCTTTATTACCATCAAAAAATTGCAAGTTATGTGCCTAGTTTTAAAATTACAAAAAAACCTTTTGCTTACCCAATAAAAAAATTTCCAAACCAATATCTTTATTTATGGTACCTTCTTTAATTTTATATTCTAATTCTATTAAATCTAAAAACAGTGTATTTAATTTTGTTGTTTCAATCAATTTTGCTTCTTTTATTAAAAAAAATACTTTTCCTTGTGAAACTGCCAAAACTTTTTGCAATTCTTCTGGGTTGTTTTTTTGTTGCAATAATTCTTTTACCAATAACAATTCTTTAATTTTATGAGTTAATCGATTTATAACATTAAAAGCATTGATTTTTTGCATTTTCAAGGTTTTATAAATTTGATAAGCATCAATATAATTTTGTTTTAAAAAAAGATTAATTAATCCAAAAATATTGTCATTTTTCTTAAAAGCATTGATTTTTTGTACCATTTGCCAAGTTATATTTTTATCATTTGTTTGACATAATTTGATTTTTGTTATTTCTTGATGCAAAAAATAAAGATTATAGTTAGTTTTACTCGCTAATTCTTGGATAGTTTTTGTATCAATTTTAAAACCATCTTTTTGAAAAACATCCATGATATATTTAAAAAAATCTTTTTTTTCTAAACTATTTGTTGTTTTACAAATACAATGTTTTTCCCAAATTTTTTGAACTTCAGATGTTTTAGTTGTTTTTTCTGCAAAAAAATATAAATCTAAATTTTTGTAAGGATTTTGTAAATAAGAAATTAAAAAAGCAATTTCTTGAGTTTTTTTTTGAAATAAAATTTCACTGTGATCCACCAAAATTACTTTTTTCCATGTGTTTTCAATTAAAGAAGTGTTTTGCAGTTCTTTTTTAAGTTCTGTTACAATATCTTTTTGCATACAATAATAAACTACATCTAATTTTTTTTGTTTGCAAACATTAATTATTTTTTTTATTTTTTTTTCTAGAAAAAACCTTTGTTTTCCCCAAATTAAATGTATGTTATTTGTTTTTTCCAAATTTAAAACCTCATTTTGCCTTTTTTATTATTAATTAATAATTTGTTTTTTTAATTTTTTTGCAAAATATCAATTCAACATTATTATAAATATCACTATTTTTATTTTATCAAAAAAAAATTATTACAAAACGATATCACAAAATATAAATCAACAAAAATAATAATTTGTTATAATAATATTTGTAAAACACCTTCAAAAATCACCAATCGCAAACAATTATAGGTAAAAGCAAAAAGAAAAGGAAAAACTAAAATGATTAAAAAATCAACTTTTGTGAGTAGTATTGTCAATTTTAAATATATTCCTTTGAAAAAACAACCCGAAATTGTTTTGGTGGGCAGAAGCAACGTTGGCAAAAGTACTTTCATCAATGCTTTAACTCAAAAAAAAAAATTAGCTAAAATTTCTAAAACTCCTGGCAAAACAATCACCCTAAACTACTATGACATTAATGAATCTTTTTATTTGATCGATACTCCTGGCTACGGTTATGCTAAAAAAAGTAAAGAAATTAAAAAGCAGTTATTACCGATGATTATTGCTTTTTTGGAACAAACTTCTAATCTCAAAGCAATCTTTCAGCTAATTGATTTTAAAGTAGGTGCTACTCAAGAAGACGACAGAATCCATCAAGTTCTTTTGCAAGCGGGTTTTGAGGTGGTCTTGTTATTCGTTAAAAAAGATAAAGTTAAAAAAAGTCTTGTACCCAAACAATTAAAAATGCTTGTTAATCACTTTTCCCAAATTAAATATTTCTTTTTGATTTCGTCAAAACAACAAGAAGGGCTGGAAGAATTAAAACTTTTTTTAAGTCAATTAATGGATTCAAATGCCAATGATTAAAAAAAGGATTTCCTTATTTTTTGTACTTTTTTGTTTTTTCAACTTTTTCACTTTGCAAAAAAATAAATTTTTTTACTCCAAACCGCTTAAACATTTTCAAAATTTCCAAAATCCAAAAAACTTTTAAAACTTAAAAACTTCAACCATAAAAAAAGAAAATAGAAAGAAGCTAATTTTATGCAATCTAAATATGATTTTAAAAAAGTAGAACATCAAAGATACCAAAAATGGTTAGAAAAAAAATATTTTTGTTCTAATCTAAACACCACCAAAAAAACTTTTACTGTTGTAATTCCACCTCCTAATGTAACAGGAAAACTTCATTTGGGACACGCTTGGAATAACACTATTCAAGACATTATTATAAGATTTAAAAAAATGCAAGGCTTTGACGTGCTCTTTTTGCCTGGGATGGATCATGCAGGAATTGCCACTCAAAATAAAGTTAAAGAACAATTAAAACAAGAAGGTCTTTTGAACAAAACTTTAAACAAAGAAATTTTTTTAAAATACGCATGGCAGTGGAAAGAAAAACATGCCCAAAATATTAGGCAACAATGGCAAGTTTTAGGTCTTCATCTCGATTATAATTTTGAAAAATTTACTCTTGATCCTGATTTGAGTCAAACAGTTCAAGAAGTTTTTATCAAATTATACCAACAAAAATTAATTTACAGAGATTATAAAATTATTAATTGGGACCCCAAAACTAAAACAGCCCTTTCTAATGTAGAAGTAAATTACCATGAAACCAAAGGAAAATTATATTATATTAAATATTTTTTGGTTGATTTTACAACTAATTCCAATTTGTCTAATGGCTCTTTTGCTTCTTCTTTTTTAGAAATTGCAACCACTCGCCCTGAAACCATGTTTGCCGACCAAGCTTTAATGGTAAATCCTAACGACCCTAGATATCAATCTTTTATTGGCAAAAAAGTCTTTATTCCTGATACTAACATCCAAATTTCTGTTATTAGTGATAATTACGTAGATATTAATTTTGGTACGGGAGTTGTAAAGGTGACACCTGGACACGATATTAATGATTTCGAAGTAGCTAAAAGACACCAATTAAAAGTTTTATTATGTATGAATGAAGATGGCACTATGAACGATCTAGCTTTGCAATATCAAGGATTAGACCGTTTTGTCTGCCGTCAAAAGTTAGTGCAAACTCTTAAAAAAAAAGGATTTTTCACAAAAACCGAAATCCACCTTTATAAAGTAGGATATTCGAGTATTTCTGATTCTATCATTGAACCACGCCTTTCTTTACAATGGTTTTTAAAAACCAAAGCCATCGCCCAAAATGCTTTAAAAACAAATAAAATCAATTTTTTTCCGCTTCGTTTTAAAAATATTTTTAATAATTGGCTCCAAAATATCGAAGACTGGTGTATTTCGCGTCAATTATGGTGGGGTCATCAAATTCCTGCTTGGCACAAAGGAAAAGAAATTAAGGTTCAAATAGAAAGTCCTGGTCCAGAATGGAACCTTGATTGTGATGTTTTGGATACTTGGTTTTCTTCTGCTTTGTGGCCTTTTAGTACTTTGGGATGGCCTAATTGTAACACTCCTTTATTTCAAAACCACTTTCCTACTGATGTTTTGGTAACGGGCTATGACATTTTAACTTTTTGGGTATCAAAAATGGTTTTTCAAAGTATTTTATTAACCCAAAAAGACCCTTTTAAAGATGTTTTATTACATGGTTTAGTAAGAGATAACAAAGGAAAAAAAATGTCTAAATCAAAAGGTAACGGTGTTGATCCTTTAGAAGTTGTTGCCAAATATGGTACTGATGCTCTTAGATGGTTTTTAACTACTAACGCTGCTCCTGGATTTGATTTATTCTATGATGAGACTAAAGTTGCTTCATCTTGGAATTTCATTAATAAATTATGGAATATTAGTCGTTTTATAAAATTAAAAACCAACACCCTAGA is a window encoding:
- the dnaN gene encoding DNA polymerase III subunit beta; amino-acid sequence: MYLEINKDIFLEQLLKIQKILPQKTFFPIFNALKIQTQENKLILEANNGNIAIKIEIKDKSLKIKKQGKIACLGRYFIEIIKKINDSLIKITVMENNFLVIKTIFCEYKLKLMDVCNFLELDFSFQKLDFFQIETHFFKNIIKEVNISTSKNEKRPILMGLNLIYQNNLLKACATDFFRMSQKKINLDIKYHNFNIVIPNKSLEELSKILEHCQSKHLKIYSDAQKIFLEIDNLWFQTSLLEGNYPQIQEIKLTNFPFSIHLNKDDLMKALERVSLLFYKEQINTNVIKFILTERNSIEISSSSESLGTALEKIIPLKVSANSFQIAFNAKYLEDVLKVLSVKEVVFYFDNPLKPFIITTLEKDSSIHLILPIPLEND
- the rpsF gene encoding 30S ribosomal protein S6, with protein sequence MKKYEIMYILRPNLDNKYVKKINDTLQNVFLQAPNQILEQKEIGLKDLTYFIDNHKKGYYNWLMVKADNDAVLEFNRIVKITEEIIRFIVIKDKE
- a CDS encoding single-stranded DNA-binding protein, with protein sequence MINKVILIGRITKDPELKKTNSGTYVVKFTLAVNKIVSSSSEKKLILSIVLFLVNKLKI
- the rpsR gene encoding 30S ribosomal protein S18 yields the protein MKFNNKKNTFKKRRKVCFFTENKVTKIDFKDIELLQRFITDRGRILSRRVTNTSARWQRQLAIAIKRARHMALIPFIQQ
- the rplI gene encoding 50S ribosomal protein L9, with amino-acid sequence MFSKNKHNTKFIVIACVIVVLILILFCFDFQNIQEIIETINQLTNNQNPSKNTASEMSGMRRKIIFFIFNFFGKIILASFIISFLLHIKKNAQIKRLKNKLSLWSKLSFHVSQIGEEVLNELPIGIVLIDISSQEIQWLNPYASFILKNPEINSPLTQINENMAQLISTSDTIPKTIITLKNQKFECFYKKDLSVFYLFDATEKEQIKHLFLQKTLAIAMIAFDNLAESLIRYDLSEQSQIQGEYLSALSDYIEPYESYLKQLIDDRFLLLLNRQNLDKMLENKFSILDTIRNISHKYQLKVTLSMGIACWNLSYEKLATYSQNAIELAQKRGGDQVVVNIENEKIKYFGAKIASLSKQSKVHARINAQNLVDILKKNPHCFIMGHTHTDLDALGSVIAFYKIAATIHPENNNYIILDEEKLDKSLIPVYHQLIKTESKKTLNIITTQQASKMIKDNSLIAVLDTQTKDMLNSPELLSLTPNIVVVDHHRATEEIIPSIFSYVESSASSTVELLVEVMGFLEKEVHITAFEASIMYAGILIDTNAFIYRTSSRTFEVASKLKDLGADAIEVKSWLRKDFDKVLEINKLISEMEIFMDRFAIIQSSEIYENRSFLAQVAESVLNIQNVDAAFMIAKIADNKIAISARSYNEINVQTIMEQMEGGGHLNSAATQLEGTNIKTVTDTLKHFLKLEYEKGEKNMEIILLTDISNKGKKHEIIKVNNGYGNFLIQNKKALLADKANLAVIKQTQILEQEQKRNHELLMQKLKQEIDDKKITLDIQLGPKGKIYGKITLKQISEEFLKVHNITLDRKKISLESEIIAIGIYPVDVFLTDQIKATFFLNVTERKSK
- the dnaB gene encoding replicative DNA helicase; amino-acid sequence: MTNYSKNTPSSPEAERALLGVLLLNPEKITFTLDMIEETDFYSPHHQHIFRAMKTLHETNKQIDYSSVSAILDNEKLLKKIGNIDYLKELSDLMPSIQHIGTYIDLIKETALKREIIETVTSLAQKGYENIDVQEYLDLSEEKIFNLTKNKKTNELLKLKILLKEIKEKNILAKSHKDLVGLSTGYENLNNITLGFKPEEFIILAARPSMGKSTFMLNLALRIANPKHNSHSPHIAIFSLEMSNEQLAMRMLSTQSKIQHKKIQLGNTNREEKFLLEISMEKMHDLNIYFDDSATVNILDIKAKCRKLKSQNKLDIIMIDYLQLIRKTNKHNRQEEVAEISQNLKQIARELKIPVIALSQLSRDVEKREDKRPILADLRDSGSIEQDADIVMFLYREGYYEKDKKPDSSGHTQVIIAKNRQGSIGIREFKLNFDYMFFSEIEPNKNE
- the prfA gene encoding peptide chain release factor 1; this translates as MLDRLKKIKQKYQDLQKLLLNEQNITQKIDIFKNLSKLEPTVELFNRYLNLETEFIQVQTILETEQDQELLLLARQEKDTILSKKKITLEKLKILLLPQDPFDKKNVVLEIKGAAGGNEANLFAADLLRTYVKYAESKKWKVEILNLNPSIKGGLSSVELLISGKNIYSFLKYESGVHRVQRVPTTEAQGRIHTSTAVVLVFPEAEELELKIDWHDIRTDTFNSSGPGGQSVNTTKSAVRLTHVPSGISVACQEGKSQHENKDKAFTLLKTRIYNQMLNIKQEEEKTHRKKLVGTGERSEKIRTYNYPQNRITDHRIGLTLQKLDIIMEGKLDLVIEPLIHEAQKEQLAQS
- a CDS encoding L-threonylcarbamoyladenylate synthase; this translates as MKPKDIIIFPTDTVYGMGAKLYDKKGLNYIYQIKKRPLNKSIVVLCSSLQQAKKLVQFSPQNLKLALHFWPGPLTFVLPTTSKYFSKTKEKTLGVRIPNHPLTLEILKKNGPLKTTSVNQSNHPPLNDYQTIFNIYHNKVALIYKNYHPILKISSTIVDLTTFQPVILRQGTITQEEISSQILKSLLPSKNCKLCA